CTGGCCGCCCTTGTTTACTGCCCACCACCATTCCTTTTCCGCAGCGTCTTCTCGTCGTATGACATTCAACTCTTCGCCGCATTCAAAACTCAACTCGTCTTCCTCATTGGCTGCGTAAGAATAGAGGGTGAACACTCGTCCGTCGTTGTTAATCCCCAGGTTTTGCTCGACGTCTAAAGAAATAATAGTTTGCCTTGTATAAATGATGGTAAGATTGAGAAAACGTCAAGTCCGGAAGAATTCGAGCCTATATAAAACTATCAACAGTCTTAGCCACCTTttcaacaaaacagaaacGTAATTCAAGGAATCGTCGAAGAAGGAAGAATTCAGATTTGGGATAAAGCGAATAAAGTCGTCCTGCACACTAACATTCTTGCAAAAGGGAACACTAAGGGTTCGGCCCAGACATTCGAAATAGCCAATcataaagcaaagaaaacactTGCAACTAAGCGCTTGCGATGAAATCACAACAGGGTTTTCTTACCACCTGATTGCTTGAGAATATGGTGTGGGATTTCaaagccaatcaaaaagctAAGCGGAATTGCTTTCAACGCCCAATCAAAACCGCTCCAGATAGTTCACACTCTTCTTACCAGTAAGATATCTTGTGCAGTTAGAATAGCCAGGTTCACTGCGTTCGCAACACTGTCCTGGAGTTTTGCTTTCCAGTGAAGTAGCAGCTAACACACAAGCTCCGTGTTCAACGAGAAAGCGAGACATTTCTGTGGCGTTATTAGCAGCTGCGCAGTGAAGAGGAGTCCTtggtaaaagagaaaaaggcaGCGTGTCAAGAGGGataaagacggctgcgaaggcgTTCCCTGAAAGTATAATAGGCCACTCCGGAAAATatcataatactctttgtttgtccccccaaattttgcataagcattgcttccagtttctcttgggacttaaaatgctcccaagagaaaacaaaaacaatgcttatgcaaaatttggggggacaaacaaagagtattatggtattttccggaGTGGCCAATTGCGTTCTATTACAACTTTTGTACCACAGGCtgacaaatttctaaaatgtgaTTGCGTAAGGTCAGTAGTATttaagccaaatttgaaatacttacagTTACGTAAACTgcgaaatttctttgcctcagttgtagtataaacaggaaacagCACGGTTTCTTCGaggtatttgggataaataccagctcgtgatatttcaaagcTCCCAAATATCACTCGCCGCCGCGGCGAATCgtgatattttggtgaatttttaaatatcacttgcggtatttatcccaaatacccctAGAAACCGTGCTATTTCCTATACTAATAACATGGGTGACAAATTACTGCTTAATTTTGGCGTGAAATTTCAGCTTTCATTAGTAATTTCGCATGTAAAATTACAATtttgccatggcaacttttcctTCAGTGCCAAAATGGCGTCACTCATGATATTAACAGCTGATCAAATGGTATACTCGTGAAACTAGAGAATAATTTTACTTGAGTCTTGTCAAAAGTCAAATTATgtgattttggacaaaacgcGCGTGAGattattctctaatttcacTCATCACCATTTGATTACCCATACTAATATTTCGGGATCAGTCCAACTCCCTTTGGGTGAAAATTATTGGGCAAACATCAAGGAATTCAACTGGTCTCATTTTCTCTGGATGATCACAAATTTGGTGCTTTAGGATAAATGTACCAAAGTTTAATGCCCACATGCGGGGTGCGCACAACCATTAGTGCTCGCCCCACACCTGCAGGGTGCATAAAGCCATTAGGGAGCTCAAAAAaagatgtgattggttgaatgaagaaaagtaATCGcactgcacgtgcggcacgcaatTCTCTGACGTAGCCcgctgccaaatgacaacgtgaaattatcaaatttaaggttttaacgacaacgagAACACCCaacaataaatctttcattctctatgtTTAATTTCACGGCACTCCTTCCCGTCCACCTGTAGAGTCATTTGCCAACAATACAGAATGCGAGCAAAAGGCAATAATCGCAAATTAGTCACCGTtgggcaaatgtttattttgaagtgacgTTTTATCTGCCTTCGCCGtggctgcttaaactccctagcGTCTTCGGTCATGAACCATACGGTTTTCAGTCATTCTCGTTGACCATTACACAGAAATTGTCATCCCACCTACCAGCCGTGCGAGTCCCGTGAGTTGATATCGCAGCCATACCGCACCAGAAATTTCACCACATCATCGTGACATGCGCAGACTGCATTATGCAACGCCGTGATTCCTTCGGGATTGGGCTTGCTTGGATCCTCTAGCTAAGAGTAGGGAGGGACGATATGCtaattagggagcttaggCAAGGACgaggcaacggcaacgacgacgtcagaaaacaatgatctgattggttgaatgagacaaaataatcgtgctgcacgtgcggcacgctctttAGTAGAATTCTTTAgtgtagtctgccaaatgacaaagtaaacaataattctttcatcatttctctacatttaattcgacggcgcttctaccggtccatttgcagcgtgctctgtcgaCAATCAAAAATGCAAGGAagaataatcacaaaatagtcaccgtgtccaaaatgtttattttcaagtgacgttttcgttgcagttgtcTTCGCTGCAGCTGAAGCTCCCTATTGttaccattttgaaaatcgaccttCTTTAGACACCCTTTATGTCCCTTTAAAAAGCGGTCCTTTTCGAAAAATACTTTTAAGGGCCTTTTAAAACCGCTATTTCCTGCAAAAGTTACATATTATCGTTCAAAAATCATGCAGGCCCGCATGTCCAATTGGAATTCTTCTGAGCCCAACTTCTCGGGCCTCCTCCGCTAAATTCATTTCGCTTCTCGTCAAGTATCGTAAACTAGAATCGGACTGAGAGCAcagaaaagttcaaaaaacattcaCTTACCTCGCTAACTATTTCTTTGACAATGTCCAGTTCGCCCTCAACCGCCGCATCCAAAAGAACTGCGTGTGGATCTAAGCTGACACGCTGCGCTTTTTTACTTCGtttcgttttttgcacaggcGCTTGATCCACCAAAGCACTATCTACTGAAACGTAACCTTTACTGGAAACATTTTCAGCGTTAGATCGTGGGCTCTCTTCCACCGCAGTAGGTACCAATGGGTTTCCTACTCTTTCTAACGTTTGTAACGAGGACTCATTCCTCtctgttttttcatttccaatcGTGAATGGCGCCGTATTCATTTCATGGAACGATTCAACTCGCAAAACCTCCGCgttgttttctttcgtttctttCGTTGTAGGAAGTTCTCGCCTAGTAAATACAGTTCTACCGTCCACTTGTGTTGGATAAGAAAGTCTTGAAGTCAAGACCTTTCTTGAGAGCTTTTCAGATTTACTTTGCTTGTCTGTAGTACGTTCAGAATTTTCAACCTTAGGTTCATCTACGATTTCGCAAGTAATTTCCCTATTTTCAAAGGTTCTATTTGCGCTTTTAGCATTGTTTCCATTGCTATCCGAACTTGGTCGACTACTCCCGAACTGAGCTCGGCCGTTTTCGGAAGGAGTATACAGAAAGTTCGATACATTTCCGTTGGCACTTTTTGACTCTTGTTTCAATGGTTTTATAATTTTGCCAAACGAAGAGTTCATTTGAATATTCtcctttttgtctttcatctCTTGGATTCCATGATTTGTCAATTTTATATTTACAGATGACACAACATGTTTCGGATCCCAGCAAAGTTCTTCTTGCGTCTTACCCTGACTCAGTTTTCTGTCTCCCTTTTCTCCACTTGTATTTGTTCCTTGAACATCTTCCGAAGAAGGGTCTTCATATTTCGACAAGTCTTCATTAGCCACAGTTACTCCATCGAAACTCTTTTCCTCAGGAAATTCTTCAGCACTGACTTGAAAATTCTTTGACTCTTCCTCTTCGGAATAAGTCGGCGCGGCGAAACGTTGCCCGAGCCTTGTTCGTTTGCTGGTCGGAACTGGCGAACGTTTCTCAGGTCTGTCCGAGACAGGCGCGGAGAAAAAAGTACCCGAAGGTGTTATCGTGATCTTCGACAACGACGACTGACCACGAACGGATATCGAGTTGGAAATCACAGGTGCGAGCTGTGATCGATTGAACAACGGGCCATCGTTTCCTTGCTGACTGGCTAATTTCTTCGCTTTTAAAGAGATTGGTTTAAAAGCCATTGCAGTCATTCGGAGTGGTAGAGAAATGTCCGGATGGACGTTTTCATCAGCTGGCCTTCTATCGAACTCTTCCCGATTGTTTTTGAGGACGGAATTCAACGAAGACTCCGGTACCGTTTCGTTCACTGCAAAATCGCTTGCACCGTCATTGTTTGGTGATTTCGAGATCAAGTGCTCTACTGCTTGTTCTAATTGTACAGCGCTGTTAGTTGAAGATAATACAGGCGAAGTTGCCTTCTGCATCTCGCTAGAATCGGTTTTCTGGTTTGAGGCAGCTGTACGTAAAGGGTCCATCTCTTTCTGTTTGAAAGCCTCTCTCCTGGCAGTGTGTTGAAGAGACTTCAGCGAGAAAGCTGTTTTTGATTCATTCTCTTCAATTGTTGAAGCAGTCTTTTTCAGAGCCTCTTCTGCTTTGGGGTTTGTCCTTTTATCTGATTGCAAGCGAGATAGCGGTACTTCGCTGTTTAACGTTTGGAGACGAATTGCTTTCTTCTCGGAAACAACAGTTGGATACTGTATTGGAGACGAATTCGTTTTCGCAGTTAAAGCTGTCTTGACGGTGGTTTTCACTTCGGAAAAGTCCGTTGCTCTGCCTTTGGCATTATTGAAAGCGTCGCTTTGCTTCGCCAATTTGTCATTTTGATTCAGGAATGCGTCGTTCTGATTCGGCGATGCGTCGTTTTGCTTCGGTAATACATCACTTTGCTTCGACAGTGCACCGTTTAGCCTTGAATTCTCCTCGGTTGACCCGCACTCTTTCTTTCTAACGTCACTATTATTCGATACGCTTTCGTTCTTTGTGGAGAGAGCTTCCGATTTAACACGACGAGCGCTAAAGATTTCTTCGTGAAAAGACTTCGTATTCTTCGAATTCTGAAAGCCACGAATTGGTTCAGCAGTGTTCGCC
The DNA window shown above is from Acropora palmata chromosome 7, jaAcrPala1.3, whole genome shotgun sequence and carries:
- the LOC141885831 gene encoding uncharacterized protein LOC141885831 isoform X1 translates to MAVTEDRVRLKVHLDEGRRVAEVFVSSATKCRDIVQRLQRQIHAIDCFLLEVWQGCERLVPDNESMLSTLLEWGSDLQDVRFYLRQREETVSFRQIVDGSSLRVNGFKEEPLPSKDVLLGGSRMSVDDLKEIAARQQQEIAIKERELKTKQVQLMEIKRKTQRKSQSPHVQQLSVKVDEQSERLTALRHARDQVDSYKLSNSALADELERVRSLFLEKEKELAIAVAKVESLTRQLDKQRQGFCGPSSSQSKTHQQLELERLRKELMTRNELNHQQSIQIQSQKQLLAEKHKELFELDAQIDQHSEELRKKTLQNNHTDHDNYPLYPSEEEEEEEFLEMDYGSLGNFATRPNKGNSGNSKSGSVSVGSSRGHPRNSRKLETLLEVEEEVSDGHASSKSSTEDLSEGPGPPEVSRVTPAKSLFENAKSLGPMRNAPVQPYSETTPNTTAIVVADQLSNGFSVSLQRFEPEGVKETEFSSSEPSDFERRANDEKEAEVYANSLLKPKRLRDQASEMARKMTPKLRGNLFEQDNLQETKSNMRGSESKTKAPSWNSGHNNPSDTCEHSSLGSPSSPSSLPSSPLRSTSSKAAIFAVTALSKSTGESQKPVEFHKLDNRKDNSSILGKQEPEEVPFKDKIIQPPKANTAEPIRGFQNSKNTKSFHEEIFSARRVKSEALSTKNESVSNNSDVRKKECGSTEENSRLNGALSKQSDVLPKQNDASPNQNDAFLNQNDKLAKQSDAFNNAKGRATDFSEVKTTVKTALTAKTNSSPIQYPTVVSEKKAIRLQTLNSEVPLSRLQSDKRTNPKAEEALKKTASTIEENESKTAFSLKSLQHTARREAFKQKEMDPLRTAASNQKTDSSEMQKATSPVLSSTNSAVQLEQAVEHLISKSPNNDGASDFAVNETVPESSLNSVLKNNREEFDRRPADENVHPDISLPLRMTAMAFKPISLKAKKLASQQGNDGPLFNRSQLAPVISNSISVRGQSSLSKITITPSGTFFSAPVSDRPEKRSPVPTSKRTRLGQRFAAPTYSEEEESKNFQVSAEEFPEEKSFDGVTVANEDLSKYEDPSSEDVQGTNTSGEKGDRKLSQGKTQEELCWDPKHVVSSVNIKLTNHGIQEMKDKKENIQMNSSFGKIIKPLKQESKSANGNVSNFLYTPSENGRAQFGSSRPSSDSNGNNAKSANRTFENREITCEIVDEPKVENSERTTDKQSKSEKLSRKVLTSRLSYPTQVDGRTVFTRRELPTTKETKENNAEVLRVESFHEMNTAPFTIGNEKTERNESSLQTLERVGNPLVPTAVEESPRSNAENVSSKGYVSVDSALVDQAPVQKTKRSKKAQRVSLDPHAVLLDAAVEGELDIVKEIVSELEDPSKPNPEGITALHNAVCACHDDVVKFLVRYGCDINSRDSHGWTPLHCAAANNATEMSRFLVEHGACVLAATSLESKTPGQCCERSEPGYSNCTRYLTDVEQNLGINNDGRVFTLYSYAANEEDELSFECGEELNVIRREDAAEKEWWWAVNKGGQTGYIPRNLLGLYPRISPKVQCP
- the LOC141885831 gene encoding uncharacterized protein LOC141885831 isoform X2, encoding MLSTLLEWGSDLQDVRFYLRQREETVSFRQIVDGSSLRVNGFKEEPLPSKDVLLGGSRMSVDDLKEIAARQQQEIAIKERELKTKQVQLMEIKRKTQRKSQSPHVQQLSVKVDEQSERLTALRHARDQVDSYKLSNSALADELERVRSLFLEKEKELAIAVAKVESLTRQLDKQRQGFCGPSSSQSKTHQQLELERLRKELMTRNELNHQQSIQIQSQKQLLAEKHKELFELDAQIDQHSEELRKKTLQNNHTDHDNYPLYPSEEEEEEEFLEMDYGSLGNFATRPNKGNSGNSKSGSVSVGSSRGHPRNSRKLETLLEVEEEVSDGHASSKSSTEDLSEGPGPPEVSRVTPAKSLFENAKSLGPMRNAPVQPYSETTPNTTAIVVADQLSNGFSVSLQRFEPEGVKETEFSSSEPSDFERRANDEKEAEVYANSLLKPKRLRDQASEMARKMTPKLRGNLFEQDNLQETKSNMRGSESKTKAPSWNSGHNNPSDTCEHSSLGSPSSPSSLPSSPLRSTSSKAAIFAVTALSKSTGESQKPVEFHKLDNRKDNSSILGKQEPEEVPFKDKIIQPPKANTAEPIRGFQNSKNTKSFHEEIFSARRVKSEALSTKNESVSNNSDVRKKECGSTEENSRLNGALSKQSDVLPKQNDASPNQNDAFLNQNDKLAKQSDAFNNAKGRATDFSEVKTTVKTALTAKTNSSPIQYPTVVSEKKAIRLQTLNSEVPLSRLQSDKRTNPKAEEALKKTASTIEENESKTAFSLKSLQHTARREAFKQKEMDPLRTAASNQKTDSSEMQKATSPVLSSTNSAVQLEQAVEHLISKSPNNDGASDFAVNETVPESSLNSVLKNNREEFDRRPADENVHPDISLPLRMTAMAFKPISLKAKKLASQQGNDGPLFNRSQLAPVISNSISVRGQSSLSKITITPSGTFFSAPVSDRPEKRSPVPTSKRTRLGQRFAAPTYSEEEESKNFQVSAEEFPEEKSFDGVTVANEDLSKYEDPSSEDVQGTNTSGEKGDRKLSQGKTQEELCWDPKHVVSSVNIKLTNHGIQEMKDKKENIQMNSSFGKIIKPLKQESKSANGNVSNFLYTPSENGRAQFGSSRPSSDSNGNNAKSANRTFENREITCEIVDEPKVENSERTTDKQSKSEKLSRKVLTSRLSYPTQVDGRTVFTRRELPTTKETKENNAEVLRVESFHEMNTAPFTIGNEKTERNESSLQTLERVGNPLVPTAVEESPRSNAENVSSKGYVSVDSALVDQAPVQKTKRSKKAQRVSLDPHAVLLDAAVEGELDIVKEIVSELEDPSKPNPEGITALHNAVCACHDDVVKFLVRYGCDINSRDSHGWTPLHCAAANNATEMSRFLVEHGACVLAATSLESKTPGQCCERSEPGYSNCTRYLTDVEQNLGINNDGRVFTLYSYAANEEDELSFECGEELNVIRREDAAEKEWWWAVNKGGQTGYIPRNLLGLYPRISPKVQCP